The Streptomyces avermitilis MA-4680 = NBRC 14893 genome contains a region encoding:
- a CDS encoding ABC transporter ATP-binding protein has product MTTPTPAPATGHTPDTPASGAAGTPATLVTATDVGIRIPDGPVLLPPTSLTVRAGEITALTGASGSGKTTLLRALIGHLPARAALACTALDVLGHHVPGLSPAALRALRRSRIAYVGQDPGSALNPRMTIRRLIAETATDAGDHVVPDLLRECRLPTVDGFPDRRPTALSGGQQRRVALARALARTPDILLLDEPTAGLDAALRDDIADLLRHLATARGLAIVMACHDPKLVDTCADHVVRLTAPARPASVAPVSVAPVSAAPAPAPPRVPGRRRPAPAPVVAAGPASAADEGIAARSVSVVFRGRYGVQQALDSVDFTAPPGSATGIVGPSGSGKTTLLRVLAGLHRPDSGTLTLEGQPLAHTARGRRPEHHRRIQFVPQNPLAALNPSRTVGAALTRPLRRHTRLARAEIPGRITALLEQVELPADFARRYPAELSGGQRQRVSIARALAAEPDVLLCDEITSALDPDTAVAVMEVLRRLRTERDMTVALVSHEIHLVAAYTDTVHLLDAGRVTAYGPTAALLPTA; this is encoded by the coding sequence GTGACCACGCCCACCCCCGCTCCGGCCACCGGCCACACCCCCGACACCCCTGCCTCCGGCGCGGCCGGAACACCCGCGACCCTGGTGACGGCGACCGACGTCGGCATCCGCATCCCCGACGGTCCCGTCCTCCTGCCCCCCACCAGCCTGACCGTCCGCGCCGGCGAGATCACCGCCCTGACCGGGGCCTCCGGTTCCGGCAAGACCACTCTGCTGCGCGCCCTGATCGGCCACCTGCCCGCCCGAGCCGCACTGGCCTGCACCGCGCTGGACGTCCTCGGCCACCACGTCCCCGGCCTCTCCCCGGCAGCACTGCGTGCACTGCGCCGCAGCAGGATCGCCTACGTCGGCCAGGACCCCGGCTCCGCGCTCAACCCGCGCATGACGATCCGCCGGCTCATCGCCGAGACCGCCACGGACGCCGGCGACCACGTCGTGCCCGACCTGCTGCGCGAATGCCGCCTCCCCACCGTGGACGGATTCCCCGACCGAAGGCCCACCGCGCTCTCCGGGGGCCAGCAGCGCCGCGTCGCGCTCGCCCGCGCCCTCGCCCGTACCCCGGACATCCTGCTTCTGGACGAGCCCACGGCCGGACTCGACGCCGCCCTGCGCGACGACATCGCCGACCTGCTGCGCCACCTGGCCACCGCACGCGGTCTGGCCATCGTCATGGCCTGCCACGACCCGAAGCTCGTCGACACCTGCGCCGACCACGTCGTACGCCTGACCGCCCCCGCACGGCCCGCCTCCGTGGCGCCTGTCTCCGTGGCGCCTGTCTCCGCGGCGCCCGCCCCCGCACCGCCCCGCGTCCCGGGCCGGCGCAGGCCGGCACCGGCACCGGTGGTGGCGGCAGGCCCGGCGAGCGCCGCGGACGAGGGGATCGCCGCACGGTCGGTCAGCGTGGTGTTCCGCGGCCGATATGGCGTACAACAGGCTCTCGACAGCGTCGACTTCACCGCTCCGCCCGGCTCGGCCACCGGGATCGTCGGGCCTTCCGGCTCGGGCAAGACCACCCTGCTGCGGGTCCTGGCCGGCCTGCACCGCCCCGACTCCGGGACGCTCACCCTCGAAGGGCAGCCGCTCGCCCACACCGCCCGCGGGCGCAGGCCCGAACATCACCGGCGCATCCAGTTCGTTCCGCAGAATCCCCTCGCCGCCCTCAACCCGTCCCGCACCGTCGGCGCCGCCCTGACCCGGCCCCTTCGCCGGCACACCCGCCTCGCCAGGGCGGAGATACCCGGCCGGATCACCGCGCTGCTCGAACAGGTGGAACTGCCCGCCGACTTCGCCCGCCGCTACCCGGCCGAACTCTCCGGCGGACAGCGCCAGCGCGTGTCCATCGCCCGGGCCCTCGCCGCCGAGCCCGACGTCCTGCTCTGCGACGAGATCACCTCCGCGCTCGACCCGGACACCGCCGTCGCCGTCATGGAAGTCCTGCGACGCCTGCGGACGGAACGCGACATGACCGTCGCCCTCGTCAGCCACGAGATACACCTGGTGGCCGCGTACACCGACACCGTGCACCTGCTCGACGCCGGACGGGTCACCGCGTACGGACCCACCGCGGCACTCCTCCCGACGGCCTGA
- a CDS encoding sensor histidine kinase: MSATPPLPLLKRLPPAVWVAVTWCASTLFTLLTTVRFPGETEPGKWPAAQLYRWDGLTFLVLAAALVLTGSRRLPGRPLTALALLLTAAGLVTTTLGVGEVPLAQFLVVDVALYFIAAGHRRRTGVIALSMALAMLVTWMAVRLLSSWDVGMSAELAVALVTVIAWLLGNATHRTREYADKLSARAAEQAVTAERLRIAREMHDMVAHSIGIIALQAGAAARVVTTQPEAAREAMTAVENTGREALSGLRRMLGALRQADHGEAPEAAGLADVDGLAAATTAAGVRVDVRRLGERRQLPPDIDLSAFRIIQESVTNVVRHAATDSCEVSIDYGDDDRLSIEVADRGRGSGTRTDTGFGLSGMRERVALLHGEFTAGPRPEGGFRVTVRLPVPAPAAAR, translated from the coding sequence ATGTCCGCCACACCGCCGCTTCCCCTGCTCAAACGCCTGCCCCCGGCTGTCTGGGTGGCCGTGACCTGGTGCGCGAGCACGCTGTTCACGCTCCTGACGACCGTCAGGTTCCCGGGCGAGACGGAGCCGGGCAAGTGGCCCGCGGCGCAGCTGTACCGCTGGGACGGCCTGACGTTCCTGGTGCTGGCCGCCGCCCTGGTCCTGACGGGCAGCCGCCGGCTGCCCGGACGGCCCCTGACCGCCCTCGCCCTGCTGCTCACCGCCGCCGGACTGGTCACCACCACCCTGGGCGTGGGGGAGGTCCCGCTGGCCCAGTTCCTGGTGGTCGACGTCGCCCTGTACTTCATCGCGGCCGGCCACCGACGCCGCACCGGCGTCATCGCCCTCTCCATGGCGCTCGCCATGCTGGTGACATGGATGGCCGTACGCCTCCTGAGTAGCTGGGACGTCGGCATGTCGGCCGAACTGGCCGTCGCCCTCGTGACCGTCATCGCCTGGCTGCTCGGCAACGCCACGCACCGCACCCGCGAGTACGCCGACAAGCTCAGCGCCCGGGCCGCCGAACAGGCCGTCACCGCCGAACGGCTGCGCATCGCCCGCGAGATGCACGACATGGTCGCCCACAGCATCGGCATCATCGCCCTCCAGGCGGGCGCGGCGGCCCGGGTCGTCACCACCCAGCCGGAGGCCGCGCGCGAGGCGATGACGGCCGTGGAGAACACGGGCCGCGAGGCACTGTCGGGGCTGCGCCGCATGCTGGGCGCCCTCCGCCAGGCCGACCACGGCGAGGCCCCGGAGGCGGCGGGTCTCGCGGACGTCGACGGCCTCGCCGCCGCGACGACGGCCGCGGGCGTCCGCGTCGACGTCCGCCGCCTGGGCGAACGCCGTCAACTCCCGCCGGACATCGACCTGTCCGCCTTCCGCATCATCCAGGAGTCCGTCACCAACGTCGTACGGCACGCCGCCACCGACTCCTGCGAGGTCTCCATCGACTACGGCGACGACGACCGGCTCTCCATCGAGGTCGCCGACCGCGGCCGTGGCAGCGGCACCCGCACCGACACCGGGTTCGGCCTGTCCGGCATGCGTGAGCGAGTCGCCCTGCTGCACGGCGAGTTCACCGCCGGCCCGCGCCCCGAGGGAGGCTTCCGGGTGACGGTCCGCCTGCCCGTCCCGGCGCCTGCGGCGGCACGATGA
- a CDS encoding response regulator: MSAVRVVLADDQQLIRTALRMVIADLADMDVVGEAANGEEAVRLADELRPDVVVMDIRMPGTDGIEATRRITEAPGDVRILMLTTFDDDDYVYGALRAGASGFLVKDMGLDDILAAVRVVAAGDALIAPGVTRRLIQDFVASPEQPRARRELTEITEREREVLTLVGTGLTNTEIAERLFISVATAKTYLTRLLAKLDARDRVQLVIIAYEAGLVAPARGGRSDDHRGAGGAVTPLRRR, translated from the coding sequence ATGAGCGCCGTCCGCGTCGTCCTCGCCGACGACCAGCAACTGATCCGTACGGCACTGCGCATGGTCATCGCCGACCTCGCGGACATGGACGTGGTGGGCGAGGCGGCGAACGGCGAGGAAGCGGTACGCCTCGCCGACGAACTCCGCCCCGACGTCGTCGTCATGGACATCCGCATGCCCGGCACGGACGGCATCGAGGCGACCCGCCGGATCACGGAGGCCCCCGGTGACGTCCGCATCCTCATGCTCACCACCTTCGACGACGACGACTACGTCTACGGGGCGCTGCGCGCGGGCGCGTCCGGATTCCTGGTCAAGGACATGGGTCTCGACGACATCCTGGCGGCGGTGCGGGTGGTGGCGGCGGGCGACGCGCTGATCGCCCCGGGCGTGACCCGCCGGCTGATCCAGGACTTCGTCGCCAGTCCCGAACAGCCGCGCGCCCGGCGCGAGTTGACCGAAATCACGGAACGGGAGCGGGAGGTCCTGACCCTCGTCGGCACGGGCCTGACCAACACGGAGATAGCCGAGCGCCTGTTCATCAGCGTGGCGACGGCGAAGACGTATCTGACCCGGCTGCTGGCGAAACTGGACGCGCGGGACCGGGTGCAGCTGGTGATCATCGCCTACGAGGCGGGCCTGGTGGCCCCGGCTCGCGGCGGGCGGTCCGACGATCACCGGGGAGCGGGCGGTGCGGTCACGCCGTTACGGCGCCGATGA
- a CDS encoding DUF397 domain-containing protein, with protein sequence MREYDLSNARWRKSTYSNGEGGECVEVAYDFIGAARWRKSTYSDDNGGECVEVADGVPGVVPVRDSKVPDGPVLLIGSASWTDFIGAVTA encoded by the coding sequence ATGCGCGAGTACGACCTGAGCAACGCCCGCTGGCGCAAGAGCACGTACAGCAACGGCGAAGGCGGCGAGTGCGTCGAGGTCGCGTACGACTTCATCGGCGCCGCCCGCTGGCGCAAGAGCACGTACAGCGACGACAACGGCGGCGAGTGCGTCGAGGTCGCCGACGGAGTCCCCGGCGTCGTCCCGGTCCGCGACAGCAAGGTGCCGGACGGCCCGGTCCTCCTCATCGGCTCGGCCTCCTGGACGGATTTCATCGGCGCCGTAACGGCGTGA